In Corynebacterium ulcerans, one genomic interval encodes:
- a CDS encoding acyltransferase family protein — protein sequence MAAGTTQQSQAKATKYRFDLDGLRGIAIAFVVVFHVFVGRVSGGVDVFLLLSGYFFLGSQLRYAIKPNASLNPWWPVWRTIRRLFPALLVTLMSTILAVHLWIPELRTTNLSDQLLACIGYFQNWELATQGAAYGAASSTTSPLQHLWSMAVQGQFYLMAIAFAWLLAIGVKLMRRRRKVVTTLRIAAGIPLILITLGSFGYAVYLHSVDQSLNYYSTWSRLWELTLGAVLVLYAEKLRIAKRLSVAFTYLGLLMVVSTGLLFDGATLFPGPAALFPLGGAVLVILGGGQGATWLSSRFMLWLGKIAYPLYLWHWPILIVSTAYLGEKRPSVALGLGVVVVSILVAQLTHVVIEEPFKQHAKRPVSLEGRSRIAVASLSTPSGAIRAVAALCVATLCWTAVWIPSVWQEEVDRVSGTQLNPVLYPGAAALKGVRVPNVPFEPDPFVLANTLSPAWTDGCISLLGDDPEVIANDNLGPDHCLYGDIHAKKVAYLVGGSHAEQWMAAWDEIGKQHGIKIVPFVRQGCPMYKEEKDDVFSEECTTFNQKVIERITEDRPDLVISNSTRPLLEKGHTRDEVPQSYPTFWEFLKKEKIPFIGLRDNPWFVLAEGEGWMVSQCVENGGSIEECGLPRSHVYADTDPSQKFFTADSMLSVDTADWFCPDDFCPAVIGNIYIYRDGNHISDAYALSLVPLLWAQISTFVSKI from the coding sequence ATGGCCGCTGGGACAACTCAACAATCGCAAGCGAAAGCTACCAAATACAGGTTTGATCTTGATGGCCTGCGCGGTATCGCCATCGCTTTTGTCGTCGTATTCCACGTTTTTGTCGGCCGTGTTTCTGGCGGCGTTGACGTCTTCCTCTTATTGTCTGGCTACTTTTTTCTCGGATCGCAGCTGCGTTATGCCATCAAGCCAAACGCGAGCCTAAACCCATGGTGGCCTGTCTGGCGGACGATCCGTCGTCTCTTCCCTGCATTGCTGGTTACGCTGATGTCCACGATATTGGCGGTGCATCTGTGGATACCAGAGCTACGAACCACCAACTTGTCGGACCAGTTGCTGGCGTGCATCGGTTATTTTCAGAACTGGGAGCTTGCCACCCAAGGTGCTGCCTATGGCGCGGCGTCAAGCACGACAAGTCCGCTGCAGCATCTATGGTCGATGGCAGTTCAAGGGCAGTTCTACCTCATGGCCATTGCCTTTGCCTGGCTGCTAGCAATTGGTGTGAAACTGATGCGCCGTCGACGGAAAGTCGTTACGACGCTGCGCATAGCAGCGGGCATCCCGTTGATCCTGATAACCCTAGGTTCATTCGGCTATGCGGTGTACTTGCATTCAGTAGATCAATCGCTCAACTACTACTCCACATGGTCTCGTTTGTGGGAGCTCACCCTCGGCGCTGTGCTCGTTTTATACGCCGAAAAACTCCGGATTGCTAAGCGACTAAGCGTTGCCTTTACCTATCTGGGGTTGTTGATGGTGGTTTCTACTGGGCTGCTTTTCGACGGCGCAACGCTCTTCCCCGGCCCCGCAGCGCTTTTCCCGCTCGGTGGCGCTGTCCTTGTGATCCTAGGTGGTGGGCAAGGTGCGACCTGGCTCAGCAGTCGCTTTATGTTGTGGCTAGGAAAGATTGCTTATCCGCTGTATCTCTGGCACTGGCCCATTCTGATTGTCTCCACTGCTTACCTTGGCGAAAAACGGCCTAGCGTGGCATTGGGCCTTGGCGTGGTTGTTGTCTCAATCCTTGTGGCACAACTTACTCATGTAGTAATCGAGGAACCATTTAAACAGCACGCAAAGCGTCCGGTTTCTTTGGAAGGTCGTAGTCGCATAGCAGTGGCTTCTCTTTCCACCCCCAGCGGCGCGATTCGTGCTGTAGCGGCGCTGTGCGTGGCGACTCTGTGCTGGACCGCAGTGTGGATTCCTTCTGTCTGGCAAGAGGAAGTTGACCGTGTGAGCGGAACGCAGCTCAACCCGGTGCTATACCCGGGTGCCGCTGCTCTCAAAGGTGTTCGAGTTCCCAACGTTCCTTTTGAACCGGATCCGTTTGTACTCGCAAATACGCTTTCACCGGCGTGGACCGACGGCTGTATTTCTTTGCTTGGCGACGACCCCGAGGTCATCGCCAACGATAATCTAGGTCCTGATCACTGCTTGTACGGTGATATCCACGCTAAAAAAGTGGCATACCTCGTAGGCGGCTCCCACGCAGAGCAGTGGATGGCTGCATGGGACGAGATAGGCAAACAACATGGGATAAAAATTGTCCCCTTTGTGCGCCAAGGATGCCCTATGTATAAGGAAGAAAAAGACGACGTCTTCTCTGAAGAGTGCACGACTTTTAACCAAAAGGTTATTGAGCGGATTACAGAAGATCGTCCTGATTTGGTGATCAGCAATTCCACCCGACCACTTCTGGAAAAAGGTCACACTCGTGATGAAGTTCCCCAGAGTTATCCCACGTTCTGGGAGTTTCTGAAGAAGGAAAAGATTCCGTTCATCGGTCTAAGGGATAACCCTTGGTTCGTCCTGGCAGAGGGCGAAGGCTGGATGGTCTCCCAATGCGTAGAAAACGGTGGAAGCATCGAAGAGTGCGGGCTGCCACGTTCGCACGTGTATGCCGATACTGATCCCTCCCAGAAGTTTTTCACGGCAGACTCAATGCTGTCCGTGGATACCGCAGACTGGTTCTGTCCAGACGATTTTTGTCCAGCGGTCATAGGCAATATCTACATCTATCGCGACGGCAACCATATTTCGGACGCTTACGCGTTGTCTTTGGTGCCGCTTCTCTGGGCGCAAATCAGCACGTTTGTGAGCAAGATTTAG
- a CDS encoding sulfurtransferase — translation MPAPYDPHPLFQDYAHPEKLVSASWLSARLGTKGLRVVESDEDSLLYDIGHIPGAVRIDWAKDLNNKTVRDYITGEDFAALMNAKGIARDDTVVIYGDKSNWWAAFTLWIFELFGHEDVRILNGGRDAWMAEERDTSYAVPEYPATDYPVVKRADHPDRIYVQELLEKLGTPKLIDVRSAAEYNGTADAGSPSSGVLRRGHIPTAVNIPWEKSVHPNSRFRSAEELAALYAEVPKDSETIVYCQVGDRAAHTWFVLKHLLGYDFVRNYDGSWAEWGNMVKMPIITGNEPGQA, via the coding sequence ATGCCCGCACCCTACGATCCCCATCCCCTATTCCAGGACTACGCACATCCCGAGAAACTCGTCTCTGCCTCGTGGCTCAGTGCTCGATTGGGCACGAAGGGGCTCCGAGTTGTGGAGTCTGACGAGGACTCCCTGCTCTACGACATCGGGCATATCCCCGGCGCCGTCCGGATCGACTGGGCAAAAGACCTCAATAACAAGACGGTCCGTGACTACATCACCGGCGAAGACTTTGCTGCACTCATGAACGCTAAGGGCATCGCGCGTGATGACACTGTGGTTATCTACGGAGATAAGTCCAACTGGTGGGCAGCCTTCACCCTGTGGATTTTCGAACTCTTTGGCCACGAGGACGTCCGCATTCTCAACGGCGGACGCGATGCCTGGATGGCAGAAGAACGCGACACCTCTTACGCCGTACCGGAATACCCTGCCACCGATTATCCAGTAGTTAAGCGTGCCGACCATCCAGACCGCATTTACGTCCAGGAACTCCTAGAAAAACTCGGCACACCAAAGCTTATCGACGTCCGCAGCGCCGCAGAATACAACGGCACGGCAGACGCCGGCTCCCCCTCTTCTGGGGTCCTAAGGCGGGGGCATATCCCCACCGCAGTGAATATTCCTTGGGAAAAATCTGTACACCCCAATAGCCGCTTCCGTTCCGCCGAAGAACTCGCCGCACTCTATGCAGAGGTCCCCAAGGACTCCGAAACGATCGTTTACTGCCAAGTAGGAGATCGCGCAGCCCATACATGGTTCGTACTAAAGCACCTGCTTGGATACGATTTTGTCCGAAACTATGACGGCTCTTGGGCAGAATGGGGCAACATGGTCAAGATGCCTATCATCACCGGCAATGAGCCAGGCCAGGCCTAG
- a CDS encoding acetyl/propionyl/methylcrotonyl-CoA carboxylase subunit alpha, with amino-acid sequence MSVEQKKITKVLVANRGEIAIRVIRAARDAGIPSVAVYAEPDAEAPFVSLADEAFALGGQTSAESYLVVEKILDAARKSGANAIHPGYGFLSENGDFAEAVIDAGLIWIGPSPQSIRDLGDKVTARHIALKADAPMAPGTKEPVKDAAEVVAFAEEHGLPIAIKAAFGGGGRGMKVAYTMDEVADLYESATREAVSAFGRGECFVERYLDKARHVECQVIADQHGNVVVAGTRDCSLQRRFQKLVEEAPAPFLTDQQRTSLHESAKRICREAGYYGAGTVEYLVGADGLISFLEVNTRLQVEHPVTEVTTGLDLVREQFRIAEGQELHIKEDPTPRGHAFEFRINGEDAGSNFMPAPGKVTKYVEPSGPGVRMDSGIVEGSVIGGQFDSMLAKLIVYGETRDEALQRARRALGEYVVEGMPTVLPFHRHIVENPAFVGDGTGFDVYTKWIEEEWDNPIPAYVDPADVAEDEEATPSQKVVVEIDGRRVEIALPGDLALGGSGGVKKKAKKRRAGGSKAAVSGDAVAAPMQGTVIKVNVEEGADVAEGDTVVVLEAMKMENPVKAHKSGTVTGLVAAAGEGVTKGQVLLEIK; translated from the coding sequence GTGTCTGTGGAACAGAAGAAGATCACGAAGGTTCTCGTTGCTAACCGCGGCGAGATCGCCATTCGAGTCATTCGCGCCGCGCGCGACGCCGGCATCCCAAGCGTTGCTGTATACGCAGAGCCAGACGCCGAGGCCCCTTTCGTGTCCCTGGCAGACGAGGCATTCGCGCTCGGCGGACAGACGTCCGCTGAGTCTTACCTCGTTGTAGAAAAAATTCTCGACGCAGCCCGCAAGTCCGGCGCCAACGCTATTCACCCCGGATACGGCTTCCTCTCCGAAAACGGTGACTTTGCAGAAGCAGTCATCGACGCAGGACTGATTTGGATCGGCCCGTCCCCGCAATCCATCCGTGACCTGGGAGACAAAGTTACGGCTCGCCACATTGCCCTTAAGGCCGATGCACCGATGGCCCCCGGCACCAAAGAACCGGTGAAGGATGCAGCTGAAGTCGTTGCTTTTGCGGAAGAGCACGGGCTCCCCATCGCTATTAAGGCAGCCTTTGGCGGCGGCGGACGCGGCATGAAGGTCGCCTACACCATGGATGAGGTCGCAGACCTCTACGAGTCCGCTACCCGCGAAGCCGTTTCCGCATTCGGCCGCGGCGAGTGCTTTGTGGAGCGCTATCTAGACAAAGCCCGCCACGTTGAGTGCCAGGTGATTGCAGACCAGCACGGAAACGTCGTCGTTGCAGGTACCCGCGATTGCTCCTTGCAGCGTCGATTCCAAAAGCTCGTCGAAGAAGCCCCTGCGCCGTTCCTTACTGATCAACAGCGCACGTCCCTTCACGAGTCCGCAAAGCGGATTTGCCGTGAAGCCGGATACTATGGCGCTGGCACCGTGGAATACCTCGTGGGTGCCGACGGCCTTATCTCCTTCCTTGAGGTCAACACCCGACTCCAGGTGGAACACCCAGTCACCGAGGTAACCACCGGACTCGACCTTGTCCGCGAACAGTTCCGCATCGCCGAGGGACAAGAACTTCACATTAAGGAAGACCCCACACCACGCGGCCACGCTTTTGAGTTCCGCATCAACGGTGAGGACGCAGGCTCCAACTTCATGCCAGCCCCAGGCAAGGTCACCAAGTACGTTGAGCCTTCCGGCCCCGGCGTACGCATGGACTCCGGCATCGTTGAGGGCTCTGTCATCGGCGGACAATTCGACTCTATGCTGGCAAAGCTCATCGTCTACGGAGAGACCCGTGATGAGGCTCTCCAGCGCGCACGTCGCGCGCTCGGCGAGTACGTCGTAGAGGGCATGCCAACCGTCCTCCCCTTCCACCGCCACATCGTTGAAAACCCCGCCTTTGTTGGCGACGGCACCGGCTTTGACGTGTACACCAAGTGGATCGAGGAAGAATGGGATAACCCAATCCCTGCATACGTCGATCCCGCAGACGTCGCTGAGGACGAGGAAGCAACCCCAAGCCAAAAGGTCGTCGTGGAAATCGACGGCCGCCGCGTGGAGATCGCCCTGCCTGGCGACCTCGCACTTGGAGGTTCCGGCGGTGTAAAGAAGAAGGCCAAGAAGCGCCGTGCCGGCGGATCAAAGGCCGCAGTCTCCGGCGACGCAGTCGCAGCACCAATGCAGGGCACTGTTATTAAGGTCAACGTAGAAGAAGGCGCTGACGTTGCCGAAGGCGATACCGTTGTAGTGCTGGAAGCTATGAAGATGGAAAATCCCGTCAAGGCTCATAAGTCCGGCACTGTCACCGGCCTTGTTGCTGCAGCAGGCGAAGGTGTGACCAAGGGACAGGTTCTGCTCGAAATTAAGTAG
- a CDS encoding pyruvate carboxylase, producing MHHSTQKNATHHPTSFSKILVANRGEIAVRAFRAAFETGASTVAVYPMEDRNSFHRSFASEAVLIGEGGSAVKAYLDIDEVIRAAKQTGADAVYPGYGFLSENAQLARECAANGLTFIGPPPSVLDLTGDKSAAVAAAREAGLPTLTETEPTDDPKELAILSQDQVYPLFVKAVAGGGGRGMRFVEKPEDLEKLAAEASREAAAAFGDGRVYAERAVINPQHIEVQILGDAEGNIVHLYERDCSLQRRHQKVVEIAPAQHLDPDLRDKICADAVAFARHIGYMGAGTVEFLVDEDGNHVFIEMNPRIQVEHTVTEEVTQVDLVKSQIMIAAGATLEQLGLRQEDIHTEGAALQCRITTEDPNNGFRPDTGTITAYRSPGGAGVRLDGAAMLGGEISPNFDSMLVKMTCRGADFETAVARAQRALAEFVVSGVATNIGFLRALLREEDFQSKRIATGFIADHPWLLQAPPADDEQGRILDYLADVTVNKPHGVRPAVVNPVEKLPAESKEELPRGSRDRLLQLGPVEFARALRKQDALAVTDTTFRDAHQSLLATRVRSNTLIDAARHVARLTPELLSVEAWGGATYDVAMRFLHEDPWERLDHLREAMPNINIQMLLRGRNTVGYTPYPDSVCAAFINEAARSGVDIFRIFDALNDVSQMRPAIDAVLNTGTTIAEVAMAYSGDLTDPNEKLYTLDYYLKLAEQIVDSGAHILAVKDMAGLMKPAAATKLVSELRKNFDLPVHVHTHDTAGGQLATYWAAAAAGADAVDGASAPLSGTTSQPSLSAIVAAFDNTYRSTGLSLDAVGSLEPYWEAVRKLYAPFESGTPGPTGRVYLHEIPGGQLSNLRAQAIALGLADRFELIEDNYAAVNEMLGRPTKVTPSSKVVGDLALYLVGAGVDPKDFAADPQKYDIPDSVIAFLRGELGTPPGGWPEELRNKALAGRKESKDTLAELPAEDAAALADQATVRGTLDRLLFPKPAQEFSEHRRQFGDTTKLGDAEFLYGLVEGKETVIHTAGSNVPMIVRLDAVGEPDEKGMRNVVCNVNGQIRPILVRDRNVESITASAEKADASNVGHVAAPFSGVVTVTVEPGTKVAAGDPVAVIEAMKMEATISATTDGTVERIVMTQPTKVEGGDLLLVIA from the coding sequence GTTAAGGCATACCTCGACATTGATGAGGTCATTCGCGCAGCCAAACAAACAGGCGCCGACGCCGTGTACCCAGGCTATGGATTCCTTTCAGAAAACGCCCAACTGGCCAGGGAATGCGCAGCAAACGGACTTACCTTCATCGGCCCGCCTCCTTCGGTGCTCGACCTGACGGGTGACAAGTCTGCAGCTGTAGCTGCAGCTCGCGAGGCAGGTCTTCCGACTCTCACTGAGACCGAGCCCACAGATGATCCGAAAGAATTGGCGATTCTTTCCCAAGACCAGGTCTACCCGCTCTTTGTCAAAGCCGTTGCAGGCGGTGGCGGTCGAGGGATGCGTTTCGTCGAAAAGCCAGAGGATCTGGAGAAACTAGCGGCGGAGGCTTCTCGTGAGGCTGCTGCTGCATTCGGCGACGGACGTGTCTACGCCGAGCGCGCTGTGATTAACCCACAGCACATTGAGGTCCAGATTCTAGGCGATGCCGAGGGCAACATCGTTCACCTCTACGAGCGCGATTGCTCGCTGCAGCGTCGGCACCAGAAGGTCGTTGAGATTGCGCCGGCGCAGCATCTCGACCCTGACTTGCGTGACAAGATCTGTGCAGATGCCGTGGCCTTTGCTCGCCACATCGGGTACATGGGCGCAGGAACCGTGGAATTTTTGGTTGATGAGGACGGAAACCACGTCTTCATTGAGATGAACCCCCGCATCCAGGTGGAGCACACGGTGACTGAAGAAGTCACCCAGGTGGACTTGGTTAAGTCGCAGATCATGATTGCGGCTGGCGCGACGCTAGAGCAGCTGGGGCTGCGCCAGGAAGACATTCATACTGAAGGTGCGGCTTTGCAGTGCCGCATCACCACGGAAGACCCTAATAACGGTTTCCGCCCAGATACCGGAACTATCACGGCATATCGCTCACCGGGAGGCGCCGGTGTGCGTCTCGACGGCGCTGCCATGCTTGGTGGAGAGATCAGCCCGAATTTCGACTCCATGCTGGTAAAGATGACCTGCCGCGGTGCCGATTTTGAAACGGCGGTCGCCCGTGCACAGCGTGCGTTGGCGGAATTCGTGGTTTCTGGTGTGGCTACCAACATTGGATTCTTGCGCGCGTTGCTGCGCGAAGAAGATTTCCAGTCTAAGCGCATCGCTACCGGCTTCATCGCTGACCACCCATGGCTGCTCCAGGCACCTCCTGCGGATGACGAACAGGGCAGAATCCTGGATTACCTTGCAGACGTGACCGTGAATAAACCACATGGTGTGCGCCCCGCTGTGGTCAATCCGGTGGAGAAGCTTCCTGCTGAATCCAAAGAGGAACTCCCCAGGGGCTCCCGCGATCGACTTCTCCAGCTGGGGCCGGTGGAATTTGCACGTGCCTTGCGCAAGCAAGATGCACTCGCGGTTACTGACACCACGTTCCGCGACGCGCATCAGTCGCTGTTGGCTACACGCGTCCGCTCTAACACGCTTATCGACGCCGCCCGCCATGTTGCACGCCTTACACCTGAGCTCCTCTCTGTTGAAGCTTGGGGTGGCGCAACCTATGACGTTGCCATGCGATTCCTCCACGAGGACCCATGGGAGCGCCTAGACCACCTGCGTGAGGCCATGCCCAACATCAACATTCAGATGCTGCTGCGCGGACGCAATACCGTGGGCTACACCCCCTATCCAGATTCCGTGTGCGCCGCTTTTATCAACGAGGCAGCGCGCTCAGGCGTAGACATCTTCCGCATCTTTGACGCACTCAATGACGTCTCCCAGATGCGCCCCGCTATCGACGCAGTCCTCAACACAGGAACCACCATTGCCGAAGTCGCAATGGCCTACTCTGGTGATCTCACTGACCCGAACGAGAAGCTCTACACGCTGGACTACTACCTCAAGCTTGCAGAACAAATCGTTGACTCAGGCGCTCATATCCTGGCGGTCAAGGATATGGCTGGGTTGATGAAGCCCGCCGCTGCCACCAAGCTGGTTTCTGAGCTGCGTAAGAACTTTGATCTCCCGGTGCACGTCCACACCCATGACACCGCAGGCGGACAGCTGGCCACATACTGGGCTGCGGCAGCCGCCGGTGCAGATGCTGTGGATGGTGCTTCCGCGCCACTGTCCGGGACCACGTCGCAGCCGTCGCTCTCTGCCATTGTGGCGGCCTTTGATAACACCTACCGCTCGACGGGGCTTTCCCTCGATGCCGTTGGCTCCCTGGAGCCCTACTGGGAGGCTGTTCGTAAGCTGTACGCGCCATTTGAATCCGGAACTCCCGGCCCAACCGGACGCGTCTACCTTCATGAAATCCCTGGTGGTCAGCTTTCCAACCTACGGGCACAGGCCATAGCCCTGGGATTGGCAGATCGCTTTGAACTCATCGAAGACAACTATGCCGCTGTTAATGAGATGCTCGGCCGGCCCACTAAAGTCACCCCGTCTTCCAAGGTCGTTGGCGATCTCGCCCTTTACCTGGTCGGCGCGGGAGTCGACCCCAAGGACTTTGCGGCCGACCCACAAAAGTACGACATCCCTGACTCCGTGATCGCTTTCCTCCGGGGAGAATTGGGAACTCCTCCCGGCGGCTGGCCAGAAGAGCTGCGCAACAAGGCTCTCGCCGGACGCAAAGAGTCAAAGGACACCCTTGCTGAGCTTCCTGCCGAGGACGCTGCGGCGCTGGCTGACCAAGCCACCGTCCGCGGGACCTTGGACCGCTTGCTGTTCCCCAAGCCAGCACAGGAGTTTTCAGAGCATCGTCGTCAATTCGGCGACACCACAAAGCTAGGCGATGCAGAATTCCTGTACGGCCTGGTGGAGGGTAAAGAAACCGTTATCCACACAGCGGGCAGCAACGTTCCTATGATCGTCAGGCTCGATGCAGTGGGTGAGCCTGACGAGAAGGGCATGCGGAATGTTGTATGCAACGTCAATGGGCAGATTCGTCCGATCCTGGTCCGGGATCGAAACGTCGAATCCATCACGGCCTCCGCTGAAAAGGCGGACGCATCCAACGTTGGACACGTTGCAGCACCATTCTCTGGTGTGGTTACCGTAACCGTAGAACCTGGCACGAAGGTTGCAGCAGGAGACCCTGTTGCAGTTATTGAAGCCATGAAGATGGAAGCCACCATTTCGGCTACCACAGATGGAACCGTGGAACGCATCGTGATGACGCAACCCACCAAGGTTGAAGGCGGAGACCTACTACTGGTTATTGCTTAA
- a CDS encoding DUF3151 domain-containing protein, translating to MTQFNDMLAPPPVMLPADEAAAEPEITAAVVLRHPASPLAWALLAEAQLEAVATTDVDALAAAYAFARTGYHRSLDRLRANGWKGWGPVPYSHEPNRGVLRAIAALARASQLIGDQAEYDRCRQMLSDADPESVATLL from the coding sequence ATGACCCAATTCAACGACATGCTCGCGCCCCCACCCGTCATGCTTCCCGCAGACGAAGCAGCCGCTGAGCCAGAAATCACCGCAGCAGTTGTACTCCGACACCCCGCAAGCCCCCTAGCATGGGCACTCCTAGCGGAAGCTCAACTCGAAGCCGTCGCAACCACTGACGTCGACGCTCTCGCCGCTGCTTATGCGTTTGCGCGGACCGGCTACCACCGCAGCCTTGACAGGCTCCGCGCGAATGGCTGGAAGGGATGGGGTCCTGTGCCCTACTCTCATGAGCCTAACCGAGGTGTTCTGCGCGCCATCGCAGCTCTGGCACGAGCTTCCCAGCTCATTGGCGATCAAGCCGAATACGACCGCTGCCGACAAATGCTTTCCGACGCCGACCCCGAGTCAGTGGCAACGCTGCTTTAA
- a CDS encoding MDR family MFS transporter, protein MATSPQRIPEPTQGTTTSSEPRVGLILGVVVVATMIMILNETVLSVALPSIMTDFGVTADVVQWLATGFLLTMSIVIPATGFLIQRFTTRMNFLTAVGLFILGTLMCAIAPVFWVLVAGRIVQAMGTAIVLPLLMTMTITLVEPTKRGTIMGINAVVISVAPAFGPTLSGFILNSLSWHWLFWVVIPIAVAVFILGFVVVTNVQEVSRVPFDTASLALSALAFGGIIYGLSTMRELVDGHWLPAAVFLIGLGALAIFVRRQLRLAQSGRALLDLSPFAVRNFVLSAIVLMLGLTALLGTVNVFSIYLQEGIGVSALTTGLALLPGGLFQGLVSPFIGRFYDRAGPRPLVIPGAILMFGSMLAAALMFTAEASVLVVVAVDCLFCVGLALVMTPLMAVSLSSLPTRLYGHGSAIVNTLQQLGGAMGTAVMIGIMTIVATRSVAAPAVAQAEGTTSAFVAGTVFAGLILVASLFITPVAAVKVHATQPE, encoded by the coding sequence GTGGCGACTTCACCGCAACGCATCCCCGAACCGACTCAGGGAACCACAACATCTTCGGAACCACGGGTGGGATTAATTCTTGGTGTCGTCGTTGTCGCGACGATGATCATGATTCTGAATGAAACGGTGCTGTCAGTGGCACTTCCATCAATCATGACCGATTTTGGAGTTACCGCCGACGTCGTTCAGTGGTTGGCTACTGGCTTTCTGCTCACTATGTCCATCGTCATTCCGGCGACAGGCTTTCTGATACAACGGTTTACTACCCGGATGAACTTTTTAACTGCCGTGGGGCTGTTCATCCTAGGGACGCTGATGTGTGCCATAGCCCCTGTCTTCTGGGTATTGGTCGCAGGGCGAATTGTCCAGGCGATGGGCACCGCCATAGTGCTGCCCTTGCTCATGACCATGACGATCACGCTGGTGGAGCCAACCAAACGCGGCACGATAATGGGTATCAACGCAGTTGTTATCTCGGTAGCTCCGGCCTTTGGCCCAACCTTGTCTGGATTCATCCTGAATTCTTTGTCGTGGCACTGGCTGTTTTGGGTGGTGATTCCGATCGCTGTGGCCGTCTTTATTCTGGGCTTTGTTGTAGTAACCAATGTCCAAGAAGTCTCCCGCGTCCCCTTCGATACAGCCTCACTAGCCCTCTCTGCCCTAGCATTCGGAGGGATCATTTACGGGCTTTCCACTATGCGTGAGCTTGTAGACGGCCACTGGCTTCCCGCAGCGGTCTTCCTCATAGGTCTGGGTGCTTTAGCGATCTTTGTCCGTCGACAGCTGCGGTTAGCACAATCAGGCCGCGCACTTTTAGACCTTTCCCCCTTTGCAGTCCGCAATTTCGTTTTATCAGCAATAGTCCTCATGCTGGGGCTCACTGCGCTCTTAGGAACAGTAAATGTGTTCTCGATTTATTTGCAGGAAGGAATCGGCGTTTCTGCCCTCACCACCGGCCTAGCGTTATTACCCGGCGGATTATTTCAGGGCCTAGTCTCGCCTTTTATTGGACGCTTCTACGACCGCGCAGGCCCTCGCCCTCTGGTAATCCCCGGCGCAATCTTGATGTTCGGGTCAATGCTTGCTGCGGCTCTCATGTTCACTGCCGAGGCTTCAGTGCTGGTTGTGGTCGCTGTTGATTGCCTTTTCTGTGTAGGACTTGCTTTGGTGATGACCCCTTTGATGGCAGTCTCTTTGTCGTCCCTTCCTACACGCCTCTATGGACATGGCTCGGCGATCGTGAATACGCTTCAGCAGCTAGGCGGCGCTATGGGGACTGCGGTGATGATCGGGATTATGACTATCGTCGCAACGCGTTCTGTGGCTGCCCCTGCAGTAGCGCAAGCGGAGGGCACGACTTCCGCGTTCGTGGCAGGCACCGTTTTCGCTGGGCTGATTTTGGTGGCTTCACTGTTTATCACGCCCGTTGCCGCAGTCAAGGTCCATGCGACTCAGCCTGAGTAA
- a CDS encoding Cj0069 family protein — translation MHKSIVVFEVEGGSDKQFNGHRKDTLPIVDAIKEKGWHSEVVFYRPEWSEQLFDYVSQNFDGYISRVNPGNIPGGEKGYFELLTKLSDAGLVGMSTPAEMMAYGAKDALVKLNDTDLVPSDTAAYYDVESFHSTFPTSLSYGERVLKQNRGSTGSGIWRVQLEDKELAASVAPGTALPLDTKLRCTEAVDNHTEIRELGEFMDFCDQYIIGDNGMLVDMRFMPRIVEGEIRILLVGPHPVFVVHKKPAAGGDNFSATLFSGAKYTYDKPEAWQSLVDMFADARPVIAEKLGGDNIPLIWTADFMLADGANGEDTYVLGEINCSCVGFTSELDMGIQELVAQEAIQRVEKKSEAQTA, via the coding sequence ATGCACAAGAGCATCGTTGTATTCGAAGTAGAAGGCGGAAGTGACAAGCAGTTCAACGGTCACCGCAAAGATACGCTGCCCATCGTTGACGCAATCAAGGAAAAAGGGTGGCATTCTGAGGTAGTTTTCTACCGTCCCGAGTGGTCTGAACAGCTGTTTGACTATGTATCGCAGAACTTTGATGGCTATATTTCTCGCGTTAACCCAGGCAACATTCCTGGCGGAGAAAAAGGCTACTTTGAGCTGCTTACTAAGCTTTCCGACGCCGGCCTCGTGGGCATGTCCACCCCGGCAGAGATGATGGCCTACGGCGCAAAGGATGCCCTGGTTAAGCTCAATGACACAGATCTAGTTCCCTCGGACACTGCCGCGTATTACGACGTCGAATCCTTCCACAGCACTTTCCCCACGTCCCTGTCGTATGGCGAGCGCGTACTCAAGCAAAACCGTGGCTCCACCGGCTCCGGTATTTGGCGCGTGCAGCTGGAAGATAAAGAACTTGCAGCTTCTGTCGCTCCAGGAACTGCGCTGCCACTCGATACCAAGCTGCGCTGCACCGAGGCTGTAGACAACCACACGGAAATCCGCGAACTCGGTGAGTTTATGGACTTCTGCGACCAATACATCATCGGCGATAACGGCATGCTGGTAGACATGCGCTTTATGCCGCGCATTGTGGAAGGCGAAATCCGTATTCTCCTGGTCGGCCCGCATCCAGTCTTTGTTGTTCACAAGAAGCCGGCCGCAGGCGGGGATAACTTCTCCGCGACCCTCTTCTCGGGGGCAAAGTACACCTATGACAAACCAGAGGCGTGGCAGTCCCTCGTGGATATGTTTGCCGACGCTCGCCCCGTCATCGCGGAGAAACTTGGTGGAGACAACATTCCATTGATCTGGACCGCCGATTTTATGCTTGCTGACGGCGCCAACGGTGAAGACACCTACGTTCTAGGGGAAATCAACTGTTCTTGCGTTGGTTTCACGTCCGAATTGGACATGGGAATCCAAGAGCTCGTAGCCCAAGAGGCAATCCAACGCGTAGAAAAGAAGTCGGAAGCTCAGACCGCTTAA